One genomic region from Ornithinimicrobium flavum encodes:
- a CDS encoding IS1380 family transposase translates to MQLSHTLPVVSATFDDPNLVSAAGLVPLMTLAEEAGLHALGDEHLSLPTDKGANAGAKLAALVAGMAAGADSIEDMGLLRHGAMGKLFERPYAPSTLGSFLRTFTFGHVRQGDAVASRFTLALAGRTGLLGRAGDTGTVLLDLDDTIVEVHGYAKQGAGFGYSGVRGLNALLATVSTEQTAPVIAAQRLRKGSVGSSRGAARLTTDALALVRRSHLAGRPVLLRADSAFYSAALVGAADRAGAQVSITVRLDPAVKRAIAAIAEDAWTTIRYTDAIYDQATGRWVSRAEVAEIDYTAFTSAKKSEQVTGRLVVRRVPDLNPRAKDGQESMFDTWRFHAFFTTTPATERDTVAADQVHRGHAVIENVHADLKASALAHLPSGKFAANAAWLIAAVMAFNLTRAAATLTGSTRLARATTPTIRRKLVNLPARVASSARRLHLHLPRDWPWEHAWTVLYDALRPGRAAAPA, encoded by the coding sequence ATGCAACTCTCTCACACCCTCCCCGTGGTCTCCGCGACGTTCGATGACCCCAACCTCGTGTCTGCCGCCGGGCTTGTCCCGCTGATGACGCTGGCCGAAGAAGCCGGCCTGCACGCCCTGGGCGATGAGCACCTGAGCCTGCCGACCGACAAGGGCGCCAACGCCGGCGCCAAGCTGGCCGCCCTGGTGGCGGGTATGGCCGCCGGCGCGGACAGCATCGAGGATATGGGGCTCTTGCGCCACGGCGCGATGGGCAAGCTGTTCGAACGGCCCTATGCCCCCTCCACGCTCGGTTCGTTCCTGCGCACGTTCACCTTCGGCCACGTCCGCCAGGGCGACGCGGTCGCCTCCCGCTTCACCCTCGCCCTGGCCGGGCGCACCGGGCTGCTGGGCCGGGCCGGCGACACCGGGACGGTGCTGCTCGACCTGGACGACACCATCGTGGAGGTCCACGGCTACGCCAAGCAGGGCGCCGGGTTCGGCTACAGCGGGGTCCGAGGGTTGAACGCGCTGCTGGCGACCGTGTCCACCGAGCAGACCGCCCCGGTCATCGCCGCCCAACGCCTGCGCAAGGGTTCCGTGGGTTCCTCCCGTGGCGCGGCCCGGTTGACCACCGATGCCCTGGCGCTGGTCCGGCGCAGCCACCTGGCCGGGCGACCGGTGCTCCTGCGCGCCGATTCCGCGTTCTACTCCGCCGCCCTGGTGGGCGCCGCCGACAGGGCCGGTGCACAGGTCTCGATCACCGTGCGGCTGGACCCGGCGGTCAAGCGCGCCATCGCCGCGATCGCCGAGGACGCGTGGACCACGATCAGGTATACCGACGCGATCTACGACCAGGCCACCGGCAGGTGGGTCTCGCGGGCCGAGGTCGCCGAGATCGACTACACCGCGTTCACCTCGGCCAAGAAGTCCGAGCAGGTCACTGGCCGGCTGGTGGTGCGCCGCGTCCCGGACCTGAACCCCAGGGCCAAGGACGGGCAGGAGTCGATGTTCGACACCTGGCGCTTCCACGCGTTCTTCACCACCACGCCCGCCACCGAGCGGGACACCGTGGCCGCCGACCAGGTCCACCGGGGCCACGCGGTCATCGAGAACGTCCACGCCGACCTGAAAGCCTCGGCCCTGGCGCACCTGCCCTCGGGCAAGTTCGCTGCCAACGCCGCCTGGCTCATCGCCGCGGTCATGGCGTTCAACCTCACCCGCGCCGCGGCCACCCTGACCGGCAGCACCCGCCTGGCGCGGGCGACGACGCCCACGATCCGCCGCAAGCTGGTCAACCTGCCAGCCCGGGTCGCCTCCTCCGCCCGCCGCCTGCACCTGCACCTACCCCGAGACTGGCCCTGGGAGCACGCCTGGACCGTCCTCTACGACGCGCTCCGCCCCGGCCGGGCCGCAGCACCCGCCTGA
- a CDS encoding S1 family peptidase, whose product MSQVVCAIGRQGPEGVQLLGTGFAVSTTRIATAFHVVGPSDENLVVALPRYQNLSQYQDTSDRQLRAVSARMAAPDPVRDLCILEVEQYRMSFPYSLDGTDSVPPGTPVVTWGFPHANSGRLVLTQQQAHVGARILIESAGAKSKHIVLNTQAREGQSGGPVLDPSSNSVVAVLIGSYAPGGGGGISLGGVDPATLHQTTHAISAEYLREML is encoded by the coding sequence ATGAGTCAAGTTGTTTGCGCAATCGGTCGGCAAGGGCCTGAGGGGGTTCAACTGCTTGGCACGGGCTTCGCCGTCTCGACCACGAGGATCGCAACAGCTTTTCACGTAGTGGGTCCGAGCGATGAGAATCTCGTTGTTGCGCTACCGAGGTACCAGAACCTTTCCCAGTACCAGGATACGTCTGACCGCCAACTACGCGCCGTTTCTGCCAGAATGGCCGCTCCAGATCCAGTGCGTGATCTGTGCATTCTGGAGGTAGAGCAATACCGCATGAGTTTTCCCTACTCACTCGACGGAACCGACTCTGTACCCCCTGGGACTCCAGTTGTAACATGGGGATTCCCGCACGCCAATTCTGGACGCTTGGTGCTCACACAACAACAAGCGCATGTGGGCGCTCGCATCCTCATCGAAAGTGCTGGCGCAAAGAGCAAGCATATCGTTTTGAACACACAGGCGCGCGAAGGGCAGTCTGGAGGCCCCGTCCTGGACCCGTCATCAAACAGCGTCGTCGCCGTATTGATTGGCAGTTATGCGCCTGGCGGTGGCGGGGGAATCAGCCTCGGCGGAGTCGACCCAGCTACTTTGCATCAAACGACTCATGCAATCTCGGCCGAGTACCTGCGGGAGATGCTGTGA
- a CDS encoding ISL3 family transposase — translation MSDATFTRPDLTTFAGLDDLGLVVTGQLLKPDRAVLACRVLEPDDWCKRCGCHGVPRDTVTRQLAHEPFGWRPTTLLLTIRRYRCTECSHVWRQDTTAAAEPRAKISRAGLRWGLVAIVVGHLSMSRVAEGLAVSWNTANDAVLAEGQRLLIADPTRLDGVRVLGVDEHVWRHTRRGDKYVTVIIDLTPVRDGTGPSRLLDVVEGRSKAAFKDWLAQRDQAWRDGIEAVAMDGFAGFKTATTEELPEAVTVMDPFHVIRLAGDALDECRRRVQQELHGHRGRKGDPLYSARRTLHTGADLLTDRQHERLDRLFAGDEHVQVEVTWGIYQRMIHAYRDPDRAGGRTEMRSVIDALTEGVPGPLVELRKLGRTLARRASDVLAYFDRPRTSNGPTEAVNGRLEHLRGLALGFRNITHYIARALLEAGGFRPQLHPGL, via the coding sequence ATGTCCGACGCTACCTTCACGCGCCCCGACCTGACTACCTTCGCCGGCCTGGACGACCTGGGTCTGGTGGTCACCGGCCAGCTGCTCAAGCCTGACCGTGCGGTGCTGGCCTGCCGGGTCCTCGAGCCGGACGACTGGTGCAAGCGGTGCGGCTGCCATGGCGTTCCGCGGGACACCGTGACCCGACAGCTGGCGCACGAGCCGTTCGGGTGGCGTCCCACCACACTGTTGCTCACCATCCGACGCTACCGGTGCACCGAGTGCAGCCACGTGTGGCGTCAGGACACCACGGCCGCGGCCGAGCCACGGGCGAAGATCTCCCGCGCCGGGCTGCGGTGGGGCCTGGTCGCGATCGTGGTCGGCCACCTGTCGATGTCCCGGGTCGCCGAGGGCCTGGCGGTGTCGTGGAACACCGCCAACGACGCGGTCCTGGCCGAAGGACAGCGGCTGCTCATCGCCGACCCGACCCGGCTGGATGGCGTCCGTGTCTTAGGCGTGGATGAGCACGTCTGGCGGCACACTCGGCGTGGTGACAAGTACGTCACCGTGATCATCGACCTCACCCCGGTCCGCGACGGCACCGGCCCCTCCCGCCTGCTGGACGTCGTCGAGGGGAGGTCCAAGGCAGCGTTCAAGGACTGGCTCGCGCAGCGGGACCAGGCCTGGCGCGACGGGATCGAGGCCGTGGCCATGGATGGGTTCGCCGGCTTCAAAACCGCCACCACCGAGGAGCTGCCCGAGGCTGTGACGGTCATGGATCCATTTCACGTCATCCGGTTGGCCGGTGACGCCCTCGATGAGTGCCGCCGTCGCGTGCAGCAGGAGCTGCACGGGCACCGCGGCCGCAAGGGCGACCCCCTCTACTCCGCCCGTCGGACTCTGCACACCGGCGCCGACCTGCTCACCGACCGTCAGCACGAGCGTCTCGACAGGCTCTTCGCCGGCGATGAGCACGTGCAGGTCGAGGTGACCTGGGGCATCTACCAGCGGATGATCCACGCCTACCGCGACCCCGACCGCGCCGGCGGCCGGACCGAGATGAGGTCCGTGATCGACGCCCTGACCGAGGGCGTCCCGGGGCCGCTGGTCGAGCTGCGCAAGCTCGGCCGCACCCTGGCCCGACGAGCCAGCGACGTTCTGGCCTACTTCGACCGGCCCCGCACCAGCAACGGCCCTACCGAAGCCGTAAATGGACGGCTCGAGCACCTGCGCGGACTGGCCCTCGGGTTCCGCAACATCACCCACTACATCGCCAGAGCTCTCCTGGAAGCCGGCGGCTTCAGACCCCAACTACACCCTGGATTGTGA
- a CDS encoding DUF2971 domain-containing protein — protein MREFFTDSGEAELPHHLAHYTSGAGLLSILSSHTLWGSSISYMNDSQEYHYVFAQAKHYLSIGWQELGPLRAAHPETAALFEQGLGWPYSNAPAVYIIALTDDDDDLNLWRAYTNPGDGYSIALHPQQLRDQAEQEGWRLAPVLYGIGCLPYVVDILSRAFAVAQSGPGPATALRGANDDLQAIAPFFKHEAFAGEREWRLMKRQGDLRQPGMKFRAGRSFLVPYQEFDFGEPSTRPLYSVRCGPGPNQKLAFDAMDWLVDTLDYNPARGMSNVPYRGSSQLRV, from the coding sequence ATGCGCGAGTTCTTCACTGATTCCGGCGAAGCGGAACTGCCACATCATCTGGCTCACTACACCAGTGGAGCGGGCTTGCTTTCCATCCTTAGCAGTCACACGCTATGGGGAAGTTCAATCTCATATATGAATGACTCACAAGAATATCACTACGTTTTCGCCCAAGCCAAGCACTACCTGTCGATAGGCTGGCAGGAGTTGGGCCCTCTAAGGGCCGCGCACCCAGAAACAGCTGCGCTCTTCGAGCAGGGCCTCGGCTGGCCCTATTCCAATGCTCCGGCTGTTTACATCATCGCCCTGACCGACGATGACGACGACCTTAACCTTTGGCGCGCCTACACGAATCCTGGGGACGGATATTCAATCGCCCTTCACCCTCAGCAACTGAGGGATCAAGCAGAACAGGAGGGCTGGAGGCTAGCACCCGTCCTCTATGGAATTGGCTGCCTCCCATACGTAGTGGACATCCTGAGCAGGGCCTTCGCGGTTGCCCAGTCTGGCCCCGGGCCCGCCACGGCGCTGCGGGGAGCAAACGACGATTTGCAAGCGATTGCCCCATTTTTCAAGCACGAAGCGTTTGCCGGCGAACGTGAGTGGCGCCTGATGAAAAGGCAAGGGGATCTCCGTCAACCAGGTATGAAATTCCGCGCTGGGCGGAGTTTCCTCGTTCCATACCAGGAGTTCGACTTCGGCGAGCCCTCGACGCGACCCCTGTACTCAGTACGCTGCGGCCCAGGCCCGAACCAGAAACTTGCCTTTGATGCCATGGATTGGTTGGTTGATACGCTCGACTACAATCCGGCCCGAGGTATGTCGAATGTGCCCTATCGGGGCTCTTCACAGTTGAGGGTGTAG
- a CDS encoding tyrosine-type recombinase/integrase, whose protein sequence is MRRGRRRLRPPNPYAAIPFATWEQLTEAVPDIVDVMVRYLEQIACILRPGSVHNTDQCLRAFATYLIQCHPQVRTVAAIGRPQIEGYKPWLLARPGQNKPTLAPATSAQRLGVLRMFFMRIDEWGWPEAPSRVPMFHGDIPVQDHALPKALDDPSASALLRAAQADRRQLIGLTVEVLLRTGLRVGEYCSLRSDAVVLIGDTYWLHVPVGKLHEDRYLPLHPHLVELIGAYRAAHVTPGHELLIPYENGRQLDRHAVTRFINKAGAAAGLGHINPHRLRHTLATQAINRGMSLEAIAAMLGHKSLDMTLVYAKIANRTVAQEYFAVAAKVDALYTAPAKLPAEDLGPNMARLNREHHRLLGNGYCTRPKVMDCEYESICESCTFFQTTIVFRPALLAQRADACAKGQTRRAAIYDELITGLDTTEAS, encoded by the coding sequence ATGAGGCGCGGACGCCGGCGGCTGCGCCCGCCCAACCCGTACGCGGCGATCCCGTTCGCGACCTGGGAGCAGCTGACCGAGGCCGTCCCGGACATCGTCGACGTCATGGTCCGCTACCTCGAGCAGATCGCCTGCATCCTGCGCCCGGGCAGCGTGCACAACACCGACCAGTGCTTGCGGGCCTTCGCGACCTACCTGATCCAGTGCCACCCGCAGGTGCGCACGGTCGCGGCGATCGGCCGTCCCCAGATCGAAGGCTACAAACCCTGGCTGCTGGCCCGCCCGGGACAGAACAAACCGACCCTGGCCCCGGCCACCAGCGCCCAGCGGCTCGGGGTGCTGCGGATGTTCTTCATGCGCATCGACGAGTGGGGATGGCCCGAGGCCCCGTCCCGGGTGCCGATGTTCCACGGCGACATCCCCGTCCAGGACCACGCCCTGCCCAAGGCCCTGGACGACCCCTCCGCCTCCGCGCTGCTGCGCGCCGCCCAGGCCGACAGACGCCAGCTCATCGGCCTGACCGTGGAGGTCCTGCTGCGCACCGGCCTGCGCGTCGGGGAGTACTGCTCCCTGAGGTCCGACGCCGTCGTCCTCATCGGTGACACCTACTGGCTCCACGTGCCGGTCGGCAAGCTGCACGAGGACCGATACCTGCCCCTGCACCCCCACCTGGTCGAGCTCATCGGCGCCTACCGGGCCGCGCACGTCACCCCTGGGCACGAGCTGCTCATCCCCTACGAGAACGGCCGCCAGCTCGACCGGCACGCCGTCACCCGGTTCATCAACAAGGCCGGCGCGGCCGCCGGGCTGGGCCACATCAACCCGCACCGGCTGCGGCACACCCTGGCCACCCAGGCCATCAACCGAGGCATGTCGCTGGAGGCGATCGCCGCGATGCTCGGCCACAAGTCCCTGGACATGACCCTGGTCTACGCCAAGATCGCCAACCGCACCGTCGCCCAGGAGTACTTCGCCGTCGCCGCCAAGGTCGACGCCCTCTACACGGCACCTGCGAAACTGCCCGCCGAGGACCTCGGACCCAACATGGCCCGCCTCAACCGCGAGCACCACCGCCTCCTGGGCAACGGCTACTGCACCAGGCCCAAGGTCATGGACTGCGAGTACGAGAGCATCTGCGAGTCCTGCACCTTCTTCCAGACCACCATCGTGTTCCGTCCAGCGCTGCTCGCCCAGCGCGCCGACGCCTGCGCCAAGGGACAGACCCGCCGCGCGGCGATCTACGACGAGCTCATCACCGGCCTCGACACCACCGAGGCCTCTTGA
- a CDS encoding tyrosine-type recombinase/integrase yields the protein MLDDFLDFLASRSRPNSVLAAIYDLKVFFTVVDKPVAEVTSRDVLAFITAQRAGLRRLPRIGPVLPVVGLDGSPAPGGVSLRTVRRRLSTISGLYAFLSVRGDVARNPVPRGLPTRRERNRPRQGVPLVRAPRTLPRILAPAEVDALVAALRTHRDRAMVAAMLLGGLRRCEVLGLRLEDLRPGERRVFVADGKGGHQRYVPIAPAFFVHLAAYLNTERPAEAGTGQDDGGTDRVFVCLKRPRRGHPLSADGLDEVLEGARRRAGLDRATCHQLRHTCLTRLRTAGMPLEAVQAQAGHASIESTRIYLHLGEDWLATQYRTASEVIDAQVFAIDPPLSPPPTPARVFTSISGRPGPALPGGSS from the coding sequence TTGCTGGATGACTTCCTGGACTTCCTCGCGTCCAGGTCGCGGCCGAACTCTGTGCTCGCCGCGATCTATGACCTGAAGGTCTTCTTCACCGTGGTGGACAAGCCGGTCGCGGAGGTCACGAGCCGGGACGTGCTGGCGTTCATCACCGCCCAGCGTGCCGGGCTGAGGAGGCTGCCGAGGATCGGGCCGGTGCTGCCGGTGGTCGGGCTCGACGGCTCGCCCGCCCCGGGCGGGGTGTCCTTGCGGACGGTCCGGCGGCGCCTGTCGACGATCAGCGGGCTGTACGCCTTCCTGAGCGTGCGCGGCGATGTGGCCCGCAACCCGGTGCCACGGGGGCTGCCGACCCGGCGCGAACGCAACCGCCCCCGTCAAGGGGTGCCGCTGGTGCGTGCGCCTCGGACGCTGCCGCGGATCCTGGCACCGGCGGAGGTCGACGCGCTGGTCGCGGCGCTGCGTACCCACCGGGACCGGGCCATGGTCGCGGCGATGCTGCTGGGCGGGCTGCGGCGCTGCGAGGTCCTGGGCCTGCGCCTGGAGGACCTGCGACCCGGTGAGCGGCGTGTGTTCGTCGCTGACGGCAAGGGCGGGCACCAGCGGTACGTGCCGATCGCGCCCGCGTTCTTCGTCCACCTCGCCGCCTACCTGAACACCGAACGGCCCGCCGAGGCCGGCACGGGCCAGGACGACGGCGGCACCGACCGCGTCTTCGTCTGCCTCAAACGGCCCCGGCGCGGACACCCGTTGAGCGCGGACGGCCTGGACGAGGTCCTCGAGGGCGCCCGGCGCCGTGCCGGGCTGGACCGGGCGACCTGTCACCAGCTGCGCCACACCTGCCTGACCCGGCTGCGGACCGCGGGCATGCCGCTGGAAGCGGTGCAGGCACAGGCCGGGCACGCCTCGATCGAGTCCACCCGGATCTACCTGCACCTGGGCGAGGACTGGCTCGCCACCCAGTACCGCACCGCCTCGGAGGTCATCGATGCGCAGGTCTTCGCCATCGACCCACCGCTGTCACCACCACCGACCCCGGCCCGGGTCTTCACCAGCATCTCCGGCCGTCCCGGACCTGCGCTGCCCGGGGGGTCCTCATGA
- a CDS encoding type II toxin-antitoxin system death-on-curing family toxin, which translates to MEYLTTEDLLALAADLRVGPVQDLGLLDSAAHRPSANVFGRDAYPDIDSKAGALLESIVVNHPLVDGNKRLGWLAVVVFYGINGVDLDAPDDGAYDLVIAVASGTTDHHVAARHLATWH; encoded by the coding sequence TTGGAGTACCTGACCACCGAGGACCTGCTCGCGCTGGCAGCGGACCTGCGCGTAGGCCCCGTCCAGGACCTTGGCCTGTTGGACTCCGCCGCCCACCGTCCCAGCGCCAACGTCTTCGGACGAGACGCCTACCCCGACATCGACTCCAAGGCGGGTGCGCTGCTGGAGTCCATCGTCGTCAACCACCCGCTGGTTGATGGCAACAAGCGACTGGGGTGGCTCGCTGTCGTGGTGTTCTACGGCATCAACGGCGTCGATCTTGACGCACCTGACGACGGCGCGTACGACCTGGTCATCGCTGTCGCCAGCGGCACGACCGACCACCATGTGGCAGCTCGCCACTTGGCCACATGGCACTAG
- a CDS encoding CopG family transcriptional regulator translates to MTLRLSPEDERALAALAEAEGVSKQEATVRAIREAAARRGHEERVRELSARGRERYADLLERLGR, encoded by the coding sequence ATGACTCTGCGACTGTCCCCGGAGGATGAGCGAGCCTTGGCGGCCCTGGCCGAGGCCGAGGGTGTGAGCAAGCAGGAGGCGACGGTGCGGGCGATCCGGGAAGCTGCCGCGCGGCGTGGGCACGAGGAGCGTGTGCGCGAGCTGTCCGCACGTGGACGGGAGCGGTACGCCGACCTGCTCGAGCGTCTCGGACGCTGA
- a CDS encoding GNAT family N-acetyltransferase: MNDTTPRASWLPDDFVHPVRVELPTGHRLRPIREEDVDLDYPAVMGSRERLWSIYGEAWGWPPSTMTVEQDREDLAHHAAEIERHESFNYALFDQHETALLGCVYIEPTVVDDVDAEVSWWVVDDLVGTPVEKALDSLLPVWLEQDWPLRRPMMVGREVSWAEWLVRAPQRG; encoded by the coding sequence ATGAACGACACGACGCCTCGGGCCTCGTGGCTACCGGACGACTTCGTGCATCCGGTGCGAGTCGAGCTGCCGACAGGACATCGCCTGCGCCCGATCCGGGAGGAGGACGTCGACCTGGACTATCCCGCCGTCATGGGGTCGCGGGAGCGGCTGTGGTCGATCTACGGGGAGGCGTGGGGGTGGCCGCCGTCCACCATGACTGTGGAGCAGGACCGTGAGGACCTGGCACATCATGCGGCTGAGATCGAGAGGCATGAGTCGTTCAACTACGCGTTGTTCGACCAGCACGAGACGGCGTTGCTGGGCTGTGTGTACATCGAGCCGACCGTCGTCGACGACGTCGATGCCGAGGTGTCCTGGTGGGTGGTGGACGACCTGGTGGGGACGCCGGTCGAGAAGGCCCTGGACTCTCTGCTCCCGGTGTGGCTCGAGCAGGACTGGCCGCTGCGGCGGCCGATGATGGTCGGACGAGAGGTGTCTTGGGCGGAGTGGCTCGTCCGTGCCCCCCAGCGTGGATGA